Genomic segment of Lysobacterales bacterium:
GCGCGCATGAACACCGCGCCGGTCAACGGCGGTGCTGGCATGACGTTCCAGCCGACGCAATCGTTCGCGGCGGAAGAGCGCGGCATCGGCAGCGACATCACCACCGATGCGCAAGGCCGTATCTACTATTTCTGGCCGACCGTCACCAACAATTCGACCGAAGTCCGGGTGCTGCGATCCGACGACGGCGGCGTCACCTTCGTCGATCTCGACCCGGGTACGGCCGCGCAGAGCAGCATCGTCTACGACCTCTGGGGCGACTTCGACTTCGCGATTCCGGCCATGGAAACGCGTCGTGCCTTCATCTATGTCGCAGCGGATGTCGACACCAGCGGCGGTCCGCACAACGGCCGCATCTATGCCGCGTTTGCCGACGAGAACCAGGCGGCCGGCAGCCCCGGCGGCGGCAGCGGTTCGGCGTCGGCCAGTCACGGCTGGGTCGTGGTGCGCTATTCCGACGATCAGGGTGCGACCTGGCAGAGCGCCGCGCCGCCGCATTCGATCGCCGACCAGACCACGGTCGACCGCTTCAACCCGTGGCTGGATGTCGATGCCATCGGCAACGTGCATGTGGCGTTCTACGACACCCGCAACTCGGGCGCCGGCCTGCGCGACAAGACCGACTTCTACTACGTGTTGTCGACCAATGGCGGCACCAGCTGGATCGAGGAGACGCGGGTGACCGCGGCGACGTCGCCGAACATCAACGACGGCCAGGAATGGGGCGATTACAACGGCCTGTCGACGGCCGCGGGCAATGCCACCGTCGGCATGACCTGGACTGACAATCGCGCGGCACAGCGCTCCTTCATCGGCCGTGTCACCAATGTCGGTGCCGGTGCGACCTATCTGATGAACGTCACGCCGACCACGATCAGCGCCTGCGCAGGCACGCCCCTGCCGCCGATCAACCTCTCGCTCAGCGGCATCACCGGCTACACCGGCACGGTCACGCTCAGCACGCCCGGCATCGATGGCGCTGCATTCCCGAGTGCGACGTTCTCGCCCAATCCGGTGGTGAATCCGGCCGGTGGCGGCACGCCGTCGGTGTTGACGGTCACGACCGCAGGCGGTGCCGCGACCGGCAACTACGCGATCAACGTGCATGCCACCGATGCCGGTGGACCGCCGATCGTGCGTGACGCCGTGGTCAATGTCAGTCTCGCCAGCGGCTCGCCCGGCGCGGCCACGCTGACCACGCCGGCAGACGGCGCGACCGGCGTGGCGACATCGCCCGTGCTCACGTGGGCGGCGGTTGCCGGCGCCAGCGGCTATGTCGTCGAAGTGGCCTCGGATGTGGCCTTCAGCAACATCGTCAGCACCGGCAATGTCACGGTGACGAGCTTCCAGGCCGGTGGCCTGACGCCGAACACGGCCTACTTCTGGCGCGTGCGCGCGACCAATGCCTGCGGTACCGGTTCGAATTCCGTGGCCCGCACCTTCACCACGGCGAACGAGGTCTGCTTCACCGGCACGCTGGCAATTCCGGATAACGCCCCGGCCGGCGTGAGCAATGTGCTCACCGGTTCCAGCGGCGTCCTGACCGACCTCAATGTCCGTCTCGAAGCCACGCACAGCTGGGTCGGCGATCTGAAGATGACACTGACCCATGGCGTCACCACGGTGGCCGTGGTGGATCGTCCCGGGGTGCCGGCGAGCACCAATGGCTGCAGTGCGAACGACGTGGCCGTGACCGCGGATGACGAAGGCGCCGACGGCACCATCGAAGCCGCGTGTGCCGGTTCGCCGCCCGCGGTGACCGGCGTGAGGACGCCGAACCAGCCGTTGTCGGCCTTCGATGGCCAGGACTTCGCCGGCAGCTGGACCCTGACCGTGTCCGACAACGCCGGCGCCGACCTCGGCAACCTGACGCGCTGGTGCTTGTTCCCGACCATGAACGTGGTGGTCGACAACGTCTTCGGCGACGGTTTCGAATAATTCGTCATCGCTCCGGACTGGAAAGGGCGCCCTCGCGGCGCCCTTTCTTTTTTCGACAGGCCTCGGAGCAATGCCGGACCGCGTCCCAGTCGCGCGCCCACTTCTTGCGCCAGGCAAAGGGCCGGCCGCAGGTGACGCAAGGCTTCGATGGCAAGTTGGACTTGCGATAGCGCGGCGGTTGTTCGGGTGGGCGTTTCATTGCGGCGAAAACAGGTCGGATTGTGGCGAGCGTTCCGGCCGTCGCACCGCGACACTGCGCTTGCGGCTGCCATGCTTGCGCAGCACCGACTCGGCCAGTTCCTGCATGCCGGGCTGGCGGCGCCATGCGAGATAGCGATTGCGCGCCTCGCGTGCAGCGATCTCGTGGTCGACGACCGGTGCGGGATAGTGCGTGCCGATGCGACAGCCGGCCGCCTGTTGCTGGGTCTGGCCCATCAGCCAGGGCGTATGCAGGAAGCCGTCCGGAACGCCGCGCAGTTCCGGCAACCAGCGGCGGATGAAGACGCCGCGCGGGTCCTGGTCGTGACTCTGCTGCACCGGGTTGTAGATCCGCGGAATGTT
This window contains:
- a CDS encoding proprotein convertase P-domain-containing protein, which translates into the protein MLRTVFRSLALLLVVCTPVLAQDAKPEDVVVDQARGVDPQVDYAGLKALGPWDDRNYQLTHEDLTVIPENDRFVPGVPAFFKVQKRKEMAAQGFPLYEHYPREFNKEFNYRFGGLLRNGVLLRKGLGRYTHPDPANPPPPLLYATDPLPKAAPIIGEGPFDGTNSDNETAIEYHPANPNIMILGSNGVGGQRMVASTDGGSTFINAGVFPGSCCDPAMDWSPDGSIVYGATLGGTCGGGFCTQVYWSFNNGANWLGPVSVSTASSDKEYIHVDKSPTSPFFGRAYVTWHQGNVMQFARMNTAPVNGGAGMTFQPTQSFAAEERGIGSDITTDAQGRIYYFWPTVTNNSTEVRVLRSDDGGVTFVDLDPGTAAQSSIVYDLWGDFDFAIPAMETRRAFIYVAADVDTSGGPHNGRIYAAFADENQAAGSPGGGSGSASASHGWVVVRYSDDQGATWQSAAPPHSIADQTTVDRFNPWLDVDAIGNVHVAFYDTRNSGAGLRDKTDFYYVLSTNGGTSWIEETRVTAATSPNINDGQEWGDYNGLSTAAGNATVGMTWTDNRAAQRSFIGRVTNVGAGATYLMNVTPTTISACAGTPLPPINLSLSGITGYTGTVTLSTPGIDGAAFPSATFSPNPVVNPAGGGTPSVLTVTTAGGAATGNYAINVHATDAGGPPIVRDAVVNVSLASGSPGAATLTTPADGATGVATSPVLTWAAVAGASGYVVEVASDVAFSNIVSTGNVTVTSFQAGGLTPNTAYFWRVRATNACGTGSNSVARTFTTANEVCFTGTLAIPDNAPAGVSNVLTGSSGVLTDLNVRLEATHSWVGDLKMTLTHGVTTVAVVDRPGVPASTNGCSANDVAVTADDEGADGTIEAACAGSPPAVTGVRTPNQPLSAFDGQDFAGSWTLTVSDNAGADLGNLTRWCLFPTMNVVVDNVFGDGFE
- a CDS encoding DUF2256 domain-containing protein, with the translated sequence MKRPPEQPPRYRKSNLPSKPCVTCGRPFAWRKKWARDWDAVRHCSEACRKKKGRREGALSSPER